In Streptomyces qaidamensis, one DNA window encodes the following:
- a CDS encoding sensor histidine kinase — protein sequence MVRMLRPFTRAVTYTRWLHLSMAIVWPSLWLFIDEAWWTVGTATVLLGLAGLVPAMRVVEGFQARLLLTGHRDGGESPEIVVAPSATWGDRGRVVVWLQTRLFFGALVSHLAVQLLLLGVDLVSTAISGERAGGAWLVVTGHHWWHALLAPLPLVLAAAVVVGSGHLITALALRLLGPSPAERLAALEERTEQLLERTRIARELHDSIGHALTVAVVQSGAARAAGDPAFTDRALGAIEETGRAALEDLERVLGVLRESGKPVSGRPTLADADRLLESARASGAKVDAEVTGPVETVPGPVSREGYRILQESLTNVLRHAGAVPVRVRVRVADDTLVLAIRNPLPAGPSGTGRGSGLRGIRERAALLGGLARTGPAAGDWQVHAELPLR from the coding sequence ATGGTCCGCATGCTGCGCCCCTTCACCCGGGCGGTGACGTACACGCGGTGGCTGCATCTCTCCATGGCCATCGTGTGGCCCTCCCTGTGGCTGTTCATCGACGAGGCGTGGTGGACGGTGGGCACGGCGACCGTGCTGCTGGGACTCGCGGGTCTGGTCCCCGCCATGCGGGTCGTGGAGGGGTTCCAGGCCAGGCTGCTGCTGACCGGCCACCGGGACGGTGGCGAGAGCCCGGAGATCGTCGTCGCCCCCTCGGCCACCTGGGGCGACCGCGGCCGGGTGGTGGTGTGGCTCCAGACGAGGCTGTTCTTCGGCGCCCTGGTGTCGCATCTCGCCGTCCAGCTGCTCCTCCTCGGGGTGGACCTGGTGTCGACGGCGATCAGCGGCGAACGCGCCGGCGGCGCCTGGCTCGTCGTCACGGGCCACCACTGGTGGCACGCCCTGCTCGCGCCCCTGCCCCTGGTCCTGGCGGCCGCGGTCGTGGTCGGTTCGGGGCACCTCATCACGGCGCTCGCCCTGCGTCTGCTCGGCCCTTCCCCCGCCGAGCGCCTCGCCGCGCTGGAGGAGCGCACGGAACAGCTCCTGGAACGCACCCGGATCGCCCGCGAGTTGCACGACTCCATCGGGCACGCGCTCACGGTCGCCGTCGTGCAGTCGGGGGCGGCCCGGGCGGCGGGCGATCCGGCCTTCACCGACCGTGCCCTGGGCGCCATCGAGGAGACCGGCCGGGCCGCTCTGGAGGACCTGGAGCGGGTGCTCGGCGTCCTGCGCGAGTCGGGGAAACCGGTGAGCGGCAGACCGACCCTCGCCGATGCCGACCGCCTGCTGGAGTCGGCCCGGGCCTCCGGGGCGAAGGTCGACGCCGAGGTGACCGGGCCGGTGGAGACGGTGCCGGGACCGGTGTCCCGGGAGGGCTACCGGATCCTCCAGGAGTCGCTGACCAACGTGCTGCGGCACGCGGGGGCCGTCCCGGTGCGCGTCCGTGTGCGCGTCGCCGACGACACCCTGGTCCTCGCGATACGCAACCCGCTGCCGGCCGGGCCCTCCGGCACGGGGCGCGGCAGCGGTCTGCGCGGGATACGCGAACGCGCGGCCCTGCTCGGCGGGCTGGCCCGGACCGGACCCGCCGCAGGCGACTGGCAGGTCCATGCCGAACTGCCGTTGCGTTGA
- a CDS encoding response regulator transcription factor, which translates to MPVTVLLVDDEPLVRAGLRAVLEAQPDIEVVGEAADGAAVIPLVRQLRPDVVAMDVRMPLLDGIEATRALLRTVDDPPRILVVTTFENDEYVYEALRAGADGFLLKRARPAEIVHAVRLIAEGESLLFPASVRQLAAEYGDTGGNSAARAVLERAQLTERESEVLRLMARGLSNAEIAARLVVGTETVKSHVSAVLAKLGARDRTQAVIAAYESGFVAPG; encoded by the coding sequence ATGCCGGTCACCGTTCTCCTCGTCGACGACGAACCCCTGGTGCGTGCGGGTCTGCGGGCCGTGCTGGAGGCGCAGCCCGACATCGAGGTCGTCGGGGAGGCCGCGGACGGGGCGGCGGTGATCCCGCTCGTGCGGCAGTTGCGGCCGGACGTGGTCGCCATGGACGTACGGATGCCGCTGCTCGACGGCATCGAGGCCACCCGGGCACTGCTGCGGACGGTCGACGATCCGCCGCGGATCCTCGTGGTGACGACGTTCGAGAACGACGAGTACGTGTACGAGGCGCTGCGCGCGGGAGCCGACGGGTTCCTGCTCAAGCGGGCCCGGCCCGCCGAGATCGTGCACGCGGTGCGGCTGATCGCCGAGGGCGAGTCGCTGCTGTTCCCGGCCTCGGTGCGGCAGCTCGCCGCCGAGTACGGGGACACCGGCGGGAACAGCGCGGCGCGGGCCGTGCTGGAGCGGGCGCAGCTGACCGAGCGCGAGTCCGAGGTGTTGCGGCTGATGGCGCGGGGCCTGTCGAACGCGGAGATCGCCGCCCGCCTGGTCGTGGGGACGGAGACCGTGAAGTCGCATGTCAGCGCGGTGCTGGCGAAGCTGGGGGCGAGGGACCGCACCCAGGCGGTGATCGCGGCGTACGAGTCGGGGTTCGTGGCGCCCGGCTGA
- a CDS encoding ROK family transcriptional regulator, whose amino-acid sequence MGRLTGGDPSLLRRINSAVVLHALRATDCATLTEITRVTGLSRPTVEGVVEGLIEAGLVVEKAAEEGAARRQGRPARRFRFRAEAGHLLGLEIGAHRVAALLSDLDGRVIGAQAKEVPETAEADERLERLRGAVAELLRRAGVARGSLRAVGVATPGIVEADGTVRLGTALPGWTGLRLGERLGRSFKCPVLVENDANAAVVAEHWKGAATESDDVVFVLAGLSPGAGSLIGGRLHRGYGGAAGEIGALHLLGREVTPETLLSTTDEPLHPLDEQAVAGVFAQAREGDQRARAAVDRFLQRLVHDVAALVLALDPELVVVGGWAAGLDGVLGPLRQELARYCLRPPEVTLSSLGDAAVATGALRLALDHVEEQLFAVEQRPL is encoded by the coding sequence GTGGGGCGGCTGACCGGCGGGGATCCCTCGCTGCTGCGAAGGATCAACTCCGCGGTGGTGCTGCACGCGCTGCGCGCCACGGATTGCGCGACGCTGACCGAGATCACCCGGGTGACGGGGCTGTCCCGGCCGACCGTGGAGGGCGTGGTCGAGGGGCTCATCGAGGCCGGGCTCGTCGTGGAGAAGGCGGCCGAGGAGGGTGCTGCCCGGCGGCAGGGGCGTCCGGCGCGGCGGTTCCGGTTCCGGGCGGAGGCCGGTCATCTGCTCGGGCTGGAGATCGGGGCGCACCGGGTGGCCGCGCTGCTGTCCGACCTGGACGGCCGGGTGATCGGCGCGCAGGCCAAGGAGGTCCCCGAGACGGCGGAGGCCGATGAGCGGCTGGAGCGCCTGCGCGGGGCCGTCGCCGAGTTGTTGCGGCGGGCCGGGGTCGCACGCGGCTCGCTGCGGGCGGTGGGCGTGGCCACGCCCGGGATCGTGGAGGCCGACGGCACGGTACGGCTGGGCACGGCGCTGCCGGGGTGGACGGGGCTGCGGCTGGGCGAGCGGCTGGGCCGGTCGTTCAAGTGCCCGGTGCTGGTCGAGAACGACGCCAACGCGGCCGTCGTCGCCGAGCACTGGAAGGGCGCGGCCACCGAGTCGGACGACGTGGTGTTCGTGCTGGCGGGGCTGAGCCCGGGGGCCGGTTCGCTGATCGGGGGCCGGCTGCACCGGGGCTACGGCGGAGCGGCCGGCGAGATCGGTGCGCTGCATCTGCTGGGCCGGGAGGTGACGCCCGAGACGCTCCTGTCCACCACGGACGAGCCCCTGCACCCCCTCGACGAGCAGGCGGTCGCCGGGGTCTTCGCGCAGGCCCGCGAGGGCGACCAGCGGGCCCGCGCCGCCGTCGACCGCTTCCTCCAGCGCCTGGTCCACGACGTGGCCGCGCTCGTCCTCGCCCTGGACCCGGAGCTGGTCGTCGTCGGCGGCTGGGCAGCGGGCCTGGACGGCGTCCTGGGCCCCCTCCGCCAGGAACTCGCCCGCTACTGCCTGCGCCCGCCGGAGGTGACTCTCTCCAGCCTCGGGGACGCGGCCGTGGCAACAGGCGCCCTGCGCCTGGCCCTGGACCACGTGGAGGAACAACTCTTCGCGGTGGAGCAACGCCCCCTTTAG
- a CDS encoding GntR family transcriptional regulator, whose product MGTTQLESVQEPKYWHLKTVLSEALDSEFSVGEILPNERDLAARFGVARATLRQALEQLELEGRLQRRRGVGTTVAPPRMGVSLGTGPHTWPGGSEDAWQPVDCTAAVPPAAVADALETGRDEPVHIVRRSRVSHGRPVAAELLYIPQTSVPELSGIDAPSGAAHARAVLRELQRLEPERQENAVELGSAGADEAKELDRLPGAPVLVVTTRFIALGRTAALSVATYRADTCRLTFGDSGSVEIHDGHQRQAS is encoded by the coding sequence GTGGGGACCACGCAGCTGGAATCGGTGCAGGAGCCGAAGTACTGGCATCTCAAGACGGTGCTCAGTGAAGCGCTCGACTCGGAGTTCTCGGTGGGGGAGATCCTGCCGAACGAGCGCGACCTCGCGGCCCGCTTCGGCGTCGCCCGGGCCACGCTCCGCCAGGCCCTGGAGCAGCTCGAACTGGAAGGCAGGCTGCAGCGCCGCCGCGGTGTCGGCACGACCGTCGCGCCGCCCCGCATGGGCGTCTCCCTCGGCACCGGCCCGCACACCTGGCCGGGCGGCTCCGAGGACGCCTGGCAGCCCGTCGACTGCACGGCGGCCGTGCCGCCGGCGGCCGTCGCCGACGCGCTGGAGACCGGCCGCGACGAGCCCGTGCACATCGTGCGGCGCTCCCGGGTCTCGCACGGCCGGCCCGTGGCCGCGGAGCTGCTGTACATCCCGCAGACCTCGGTGCCCGAGCTCTCCGGCATCGACGCCCCGTCCGGGGCGGCACACGCGCGTGCGGTGCTGCGGGAACTGCAGCGGCTGGAGCCGGAGCGGCAGGAGAACGCGGTGGAGCTCGGCTCCGCCGGGGCCGACGAGGCGAAGGAGCTGGACCGGCTGCCGGGGGCGCCGGTCCTTGTCGTCACGACCCGCTTCATCGCTCTGGGACGTACGGCTGCGCTGTCCGTGGCGACCTACCGCGCTGACACGTGCCGACTGACCTTCGGCGACTCGGGGAGCGTGGAGATCCACGACGGACATCAGCGGCAGGCGTCCTGA
- a CDS encoding RNA polymerase sigma-70 factor has protein sequence MGWDGAATTETATDVFEAHRPVLLGVAYRMLGRVADAEDVVQEAWLRWSGSDRADVREPRGYLVRITTRLAIDRLRQIKARGETYVGPWLPEPYVTDFGDTVPDTAERAVLADSVSLAVLVVLESLSPLERAVFVLREAFGFPYADIAAMLDRGEPAVRQLAGRARKHVEERRPRYDVDPAQRRDLTERFLAAAADGDLEGLMALLAPEVRLVGDSGGKSRAPLRVLRTADKVGRFLVGAAQKGLPGLNVRFVEVNGGPAALILSGGKPDSVFQLDVADGRVQSVYIIRNPDKLRSLAAL, from the coding sequence GTGGGCTGGGATGGAGCCGCGACCACCGAGACCGCGACCGACGTCTTCGAAGCACACCGCCCCGTCCTGCTGGGCGTCGCCTACCGCATGCTCGGCCGGGTGGCCGACGCGGAGGACGTGGTCCAGGAGGCCTGGCTGCGCTGGTCCGGCAGCGACCGCGCGGACGTGCGCGAGCCGCGCGGCTACCTCGTCCGGATCACCACCCGCCTCGCCATCGACCGGCTGCGCCAGATCAAGGCCCGCGGCGAGACGTACGTCGGCCCCTGGCTGCCCGAGCCGTACGTCACCGACTTCGGCGACACCGTGCCGGACACCGCCGAGCGTGCCGTGCTCGCCGACTCCGTCTCCCTCGCCGTCCTCGTCGTGCTGGAGTCGCTGTCACCGCTGGAGCGGGCCGTGTTCGTACTGCGCGAGGCCTTCGGCTTCCCGTACGCCGACATCGCCGCCATGCTCGACCGCGGCGAACCGGCGGTGCGCCAGCTCGCCGGGCGGGCCCGCAAGCACGTCGAGGAGCGGCGCCCGCGCTACGACGTCGACCCCGCCCAGCGCCGCGACCTCACCGAGCGGTTCCTCGCCGCCGCGGCCGACGGCGACCTCGAAGGCCTCATGGCGCTGCTCGCCCCGGAGGTCCGGCTCGTCGGCGACAGCGGCGGCAAGTCGCGGGCGCCGCTACGGGTCCTGCGGACCGCCGACAAGGTGGGCCGCTTCCTCGTCGGCGCCGCACAGAAGGGCCTCCCGGGCCTGAACGTGCGCTTCGTGGAAGTCAACGGCGGCCCCGCCGCGCTGATCCTGTCCGGCGGCAAGCCCGACTCCGTCTTCCAGCTCGACGTGGCCGACGGGCGCGTGCAGTCGGTCTACATCATCCGCAACCCCGACAAGCTGCGGTCCCTGGCCGCCCTCTAG